The Candidatus Poribacteria bacterium genome segment GCCTGAGCGGCAAACACATGAGATGTCCAGAACACCGTTTCGTCTTCATAAGAAAAGTTAACGTACACTTTGAGAAGATATTTCTGGAGTTGAATCTCTAAACCTGTTTCCTCATAGGCTTCCCGCCGTGCACCTATTTCAAAGTCTTCTCCTCGTTCAACGCCACCGCTGGGCGGGCGGTAGACATCAAGGGGATAACTCGGTTTTCGGATCACCGCAATCTTATCACCTTTGGAAATGAACAGAGTGACATCGTGTGCCCGTCCATGCCGCATACTCCACTTGAGCAGGTCAAATCCCTGTTGATTCATCGTGTAAGCGGTGCGAAGTACCCGTGGTACACCGTACTTCGCTTCAAGTCTATTCAGAACTTTTTGAGTGATGTACATTGCGTAAAACGTAATGCGTAACCGGATATTGGGGGTTGGGTCCGCAGGGCTTTAAAGGTATAGGCAATTATTAAGATAGCACTGTGATACTAAATCCCGCCGACAAAACGCCCTACATTCAACAAACCGATCGGATCCAGCTTGGTTTTGATTGCTTTCATCAGTTCAAAACTACGACCGATCGGTCCCCAGACATCAATTTGACGTTTGAGCGCTGTTGGTGCGGACTCAACGATTAGGTTTCCACCAACATTCGCAGCAACGTCGCGTAGATTTGCGATAGTGTCCGCCACCTGATGCACCGGCACCTCACCGTCGGGAAAGTCTGAGAAGATGATATAGACAACGCCATTTCCCATTAATCCCGTCGCTCGTACCCGCCAAGAGACTGAATCATTCATCTCTAAGACGGTCTTAATGAAGTCTCCAACATCGGTCATACGGAGATTCGCTCGACAGATGACGGTCGCAGTAGCCGATCCGCCCTCTGGAAAGGCGCACATCGACGCCTGGAGTTCCTGCTGCCATCGCCCTTCATACACTCCTACACCGACAGCCCCGTTTTGTTGCGCTATTGTCTTAACAGAATCAATTTGCCATTCAACGGTTTCGGGATGGCCGTCCAGCCCAATCAAGAGGCAGGGTTCAGGCCTGTCGGTGAGCGGTGCACCATTGACAAATAGGTTAAAGAAAGTGGGCAGCAGTTGCGAACTTGATATTTCTGAAGCAACATTCACCGCCTCCCCAATGTCGGCAAAAGTTAATAAAATATTACGCTCAATTTCTGGTAACGGTTGCAGCTTGAGCGAAACTTCCGTTATCACCCCCAGTGTACCGAACGATCCAAGGTACAACTTATTGAGATCATATCCGGCTACATTTTTGACAACCTTGCCACCGCTCTTAACAACGGTTCCGCTCGATTGGACAACCCGCATTCCGAGGACAAGATCTCGAGCACTGCCAAATCGAAACCGCGAAGGACCGCTGGCATTTGTTGCGGTTATTCCACCAATTGTGCACCGATCAGCGTAAGGCGGATCGAGTGAGAAATATTGTCCATGTTCAGCCAACTTGGCTTGGAGCACCGCGAGCCGAATTCCTGCCTCCACCGTCACCGTCAGGTCGGCGGGCTCATATTCCAACACTTGGTCCAACCTTGACGTTGACAGGATCAAATCGACCCCCTCTGGCGGATTGCCGACCCCTAACTTGGTCCCACTTCCCGCAGGGATAACTGACAACTCGTTATCCGCAGCATAGCCCAACACTTCTTGAATCTCGTGGGTTGATGCAGGTACAACGACAGCTTGGGGGCCCATGCCGTCAATTGCATAGCGATTTAGTTGGTCGTTAGGAAGCAACCCCGCTTCGCCAACAATTTGAACTATATCTTCGTGTAACTGATTTGAGTTGGACATATCGATAAGTTACTCAACCCTGAAGCTATCAAATTTGACAATGGAGGGGCTGCTGTCTCCGTGCTGAGATTTTCCATACACGCCCGCCACTCCCGGCCTTAGCGACCGTTCGTGAAAACGTCCGATATTCTCGCCGTTGATTGAGAGCGTCACATTTTGACCGACTTGACGTGCGGAAAGTTTGATTGGGGTATCCTTTTGAAAGGTGACCTCACGTGTACGAATATCTGGTGCACGCATACTCCTTCCACCGACATGCCCTTCGACTCCGACGCTACACCGTTTGCCGAACGGGTCTGCCCCCGCCGGACGGTACACATAAAATAGGATTTGTGAACTTTTACCTCGGACAGCGAAAGCAATACCAACCGATTCGCCGACATTTGGCGGCATCACTTCAGCGGTTACGGTGTACTCTTTCATTGCAGCACTTTCGACGGACGATAACAGGACCGTATCCTCTTGCCCGGCTTGTAGATATAACATTCCCCCTTCGATCTTATGGGGTGCTTCGATTGTAAACAGTGATCCATCTGATTGATCGAAGGTATCTATCTTTGGACCTGTGGCGGGCATCGCTTCCGCTTCGGTTGACTCAGTCATCGCGGGTTGGGCTGCTTCCGGTGTGCTAGCTGGAGGGGCACACCCGATTCCGATTGCTATAATTGCAACAGTGACCAATTGTAAGACTTGGCTCCAGTATTTCATGAGACACTCCTCTCTGTTTTAGACGGTTATAGCCCAAGTTTGGCGTACGATTCGGCGGTTGGGAATATTTTTCCGGGGTTACACAACCCTGATGGATTGAAAATGTCTTTAACGGTTGCCATCACCGCCAGATCTTGAGGATTGAAAATCAGCGGCATATAATCCATCTTTTCAACCCCGATACCGTGTTCGCCTGTGATTGTCCCACCGGCTTCCGCACATGCGCTGAGGATTTCCATATTTACCGCTTCAACTCGCTCACATTGGTCTGCGTCGCGTTCGTCGAACAGAACGATTGGGTGGATATTTCCGTCGCCGGCGTGAAACACATTGGCGATCGGAATATCGTACTTCTCAGAAATTTCCGCGATTCGTCTGAGGACTTTGGGTAGCTGCGTACGCGGCACCACTCCATCTTGCGTGATATAGTTGGGTGCAAGCCGTCCAAACGATCCGAAAGCGCTTTTTCGCGATTTCCAGATCTGCTGCCGATCCTCCTCGTCTTTGGCGTAACGGGTTTC includes the following:
- a CDS encoding NUDIX hydrolase, whose translation is MYITQKVLNRLEAKYGVPRVLRTAYTMNQQGFDLLKWSMRHGRAHDVTLFISKGDKIAVIRKPSYPLDVYRPPSGGVERGEDFEIGARREAYEETGLEIQLQKYLLKVYVNFSYEDETVFWTSHVFAAQAIGGRLQPVDTKEIAGARWATFDELNTNLLKALQESESAGLRYRAELQATTLQQYREDEVTCNANTSKEDFVD
- a CDS encoding FAD-binding oxidoreductase, giving the protein MSNSNQLHEDIVQIVGEAGLLPNDQLNRYAIDGMGPQAVVVPASTHEIQEVLGYAADNELSVIPAGSGTKLGVGNPPEGVDLILSTSRLDQVLEYEPADLTVTVEAGIRLAVLQAKLAEHGQYFSLDPPYADRCTIGGITATNASGPSRFRFGSARDLVLGMRVVQSSGTVVKSGGKVVKNVAGYDLNKLYLGSFGTLGVITEVSLKLQPLPEIERNILLTFADIGEAVNVASEISSSQLLPTFFNLFVNGAPLTDRPEPCLLIGLDGHPETVEWQIDSVKTIAQQNGAVGVGVYEGRWQQELQASMCAFPEGGSATATVICRANLRMTDVGDFIKTVLEMNDSVSWRVRATGLMGNGVVYIIFSDFPDGEVPVHQVADTIANLRDVAANVGGNLIVESAPTALKRQIDVWGPIGRSFELMKAIKTKLDPIGLLNVGRFVGGI